Genomic window (Desulfovibrio porci):
CCTGGAAAACCGTTATCGGGCCTGGCTCGCGGTGGAAGTGGCCGTGTGCGAGGCCTGGGCCGAACTGGGCCGCATCCCGGCCGAGGCCGTGAAAACGATCCGCGACAAGGCGGACATCGACGTGGAGCGCATCCTGACCATTGAGGAAACCACGCGCCACGACGTCATCGCCTTCCTGACATCGCTGGAGGAAAAGGTGGGGCCCGAGGCCCGCTTTATCCATCTGGGCTGCACCTCTTCGGACATTGTGGACACGGCCAACGCCCTGCTGCTGGTTCAGGCCGGGGAGTTGATCCTCAAGGATCTGCGCGCCCTGCTGCAAACGCTGGAAGGCCTGGCCCGCCGTCACAAGGGCGTGCTCTGCATGGGCCGCACGCACGGCATCCACGCCGAGCCCACCAGCTTCGGCCTGAAGATGGCCGGTTTCCACGCGGAATTCGCGCGCCACCTCAAGCGGGTGGAAGCCGGGCTGGAAAGCGTGCGCGTGGGCAAGATTTCCGGCGCGGTAGGCACCTACGCCTTTCTCTCGCCTGAGCTGGAGCAAAAGGCGCTCGGCCGCCTGGGCCTCAAGGTGGACCCGCACTCCACCCAGATCATCCAGCGCGACCGCTACGCCCACTTCTTCACCTCCCTGGCCGTCATGGCCGGCGGCGTGGAGCGGCTCTGTGTGGAGCTGCGCCATCTCCAGCGCACAGAAGTGCTGGAAGTGGAGGAAGGCTTCGCCAAGGGCCAGAAGGGGTCCTCGGCCATGCCGCACAAAAAGAATCCCATTTCCGCCGAAAATATGAGCGGCCTGTCGCGCCTGCTGCGCTCCAACGCCCTGGCCGCCCTGGAAGACCAGGCCCTCTGGCATGAGCGCGACATCAGCCATTCCTCGGTGGAGCGGGTGATCATGCCCGATTCCACCATCCTGGCCGACTACGTGCTGACCCGTCTGGCCCGCCTGCTGGAAGGCCTGGTGGTCAAGCCCGAGCGCATGCGCGAGAATATGGAGCGCTCCTTCGGCCTGTATTTCTCGCAGCGCGTGCTCACCGGCCTCATCGCCGCTGGACTGCCCCGCCAACAGGCGTATGAAGCGGTGCAGCGCCTGGCCATGCAAAGCTGGGAATCGCGCCGTCCCTTCCCCGACCTGGTGCGGGAGGACGCGGACATGCGCGCCCGTCTGGGTGAAGCGGCTCTGGCGGAATTGTTTGATCCAGCTTATTATCTGCAACACGAGGACGCCATTTTCGCGCGCGTCTTCAGCGCCGACGCGGCGGAAAACTGAGCCTGGAGCAATCGCCATGCTGGAACTCAAGCGTCGTCTGGCCCGTCTGCTGGTGGAAAAATCCTACCGGGAGGGGGATTTTGTGTTGGCTTCCGGCCGCAGGAGCGATTACTATTTTGACTGCAGGGTGACGGCCCTGCACGCCGAAGGGGCCTGGCTCATCGGCACGCTGTTCAACGATATGCTGAAAGAGCTGAAGATCAAGGGCGTGGGCGGCATGACCATGGGCGCTGACCCGCTGGTTTCGGCCACCACGGTCATTTCACATGAGCAGGGACGGCCGCTGCACGGGTTGCTGGTGCGCAAGGAGGCCAAGGGCCACGGCACCGGACAGTTTGTGGAGGGGCTCGGCAATTTCAGCTCCGGCGATTCCGTCGCCATGCTGGAGGATGTGGTCACCACCGGCGGTTCGCTGCTCAAGGCCTGTGACAGAGTGCGTGCGGCCGGTTTGTCCATTGCCGCTGTCTGCGCCATCCTGGACAGGGAGGAGGGGGGACGTGAAAAGCTGCGGGAAGCGGGCTATGGCCTGCTGGCGCTTTTCACCCGCAAGGAGCTGGTTGAACTGGCCCGCTGAAGCCGGAACCGGGTTCCCTTGCAGCGCCGCTGTGGCGGCGTCTCTTCGTGCGTCCGCATGCAGGCTTCTGTCGGCGGGCTTGGCGCTGTTCCTGATGGTCGCCGTCATCCAGGCCGCTGTCGCGCCCGCGCGGGCCGAGAACTGGCGGGCCAATCTGTATAACGAAGGGCTGCCTTCCCATCTGGTGGCGGTGGATAAAAACCGCCAGACCTTCCTCTTTTTCGAGAAAAAAAGTCCCCTCAAGCTCAAGTATTCTTTTCCCTGCGTCACTGGGCAGCTGGCGGGCGACAAACAGGAGCTCAACGACCTGCGCACGCCCGAGGGCATCTATTTTGTGGAATACAAAATCGCCAGCGGCCTGGATTTCAAGGAATACGGGGGTATCGCCTATACGCTCAATTATCCCAACCCCGTGGACCGGCTGCGCGGCAAGACCGGACATGGCATCTGGATCCACAGCAAGGGCTTCGGTCTGGTGCCTACGCGCGGCTGCGTGGCCATCGGCCTGAAAGAGATCGACACCGTGGGGCCGCAGCTCACGCCCGGCACGGCGGTGGTCCTGGCCGAGCAACTGGACGAGAGCAAGGTTCCCCAGCCGGACAACGGCACGGCGCGCGAGCTGCGCCGCCTGATGCACGCCTGGAGCAACGCCTGGGCCGCGCGCTCGCGCAAGATGTTCGATTACTACGATCCCGATGCCTATTCCAAGGCTACTGAAAGTTTCTCGGCTTTCCGCCAGAACAAGGAGCGCCTGTTCAAGGCGCTCGGCTTCATCAAGATTTACAATCGCGAGATTCACGCCCTGGAAGGGCCGGGCTACTGGGTGACCTGGGCCGAGCAGTTCTACACCGCGTCCAATCTTTCCACCGAAGGCGTGCGCCGTCTGTACTGGCAGCGGGGCAAGGACAAAAAGTTCCGTATTGTGGGCATGGAATGGAGCCCGCGCGACGTGGGCATGCGCGCCGATTTCCAGAAAGGACGCCTGGTGGCGGCCACGCTGCCCACGGCTACGGACGCCTCGTCCGAAGCGCCCCTGCCGCCGCGCCTGGACATGCCCGAAGCTCCGGGTGAAAAAACAGCGTCCGGCATTCCCGCCGTTCCGGCGGCTGTGGCTCAGGCCGAAAAACTGCTGGCCGTCAGCGAACCGTTGGTGCCCCGCAGGGCTCCCGCGCCGCCGCCCGCTGAAGTCAATTGGGGCAGCAGGCCGGGCATGGACGCCGGCCGGGAAGCGACTCCGCCGCCGGTCCCTGAGACGCCCGTCACTCCCGCCGCGCCCGTAACGCCCGTTCAGACCGGACAACCCGAAGTTGCGCCTCCGGCCCTTGACGCGCAGCCCGTGCAGCCTGAGGCCTTGTCCCTGACGCCGGAGACGCGCGCCGCCCTGGAGCGGGCCGTGCAAAGCTGGAACACTGCCTTTGCCGCGCGTTCCACGGCGGACATCGCCGCCCTGTACGACAAGGAGCGCTACAACCGCCTGCCCGGCCTGCCGCGCGGATATTCCTACAACAGCGCACAACGCGAACTGGAACGGCGCTTCCGCGCCCCCTGGCTGACCCTGATCAGCCGCGCGCCTTCCCTGGAAATTCAGGGAGCCCTGGCCGTGAGTCGTTGCGAGCAGCTCGTGGCGGCGCCCGACGGCGTGGAGCAGGGCGTGCGTACGCTCTGGTGGTACAGGGAAGCGGACGGAAACTTCCGTGTTGTAGGCTCGGAATTCAGGCCCGCCGAACTGGGCTTGGCCGCCAATTATCTGGAGGACGTCAGCAACGCCGTGAGCGCGGACCTGGAAGCCTGGCGCAAGGCCTGGGAGGCGGGCAGTCTGGACGACTACATGGCCTTTTACACTGACGACGCCGTGCAGCAGGGCCGCTGGGGGGCAAAAAATATCCGCCGCCAGAAGGAAAGCCTCTGGGCGCGGACCAAGCCCACTCTGGTGCAGCTTTCCGGCCTTCGTCTGGTCATGGACAAGCGCGGGATCCGCGCTGATATGAACCAGGTCTATGCGGACAGCGCGGGCCATAGCGACCGGGGCACCAAGACGCTTCTGTTGCGCTTTGACGGCAGAAGCTGGCGCATCCAGCGCGAGGATTGGGCCGCGCAGACGCCGCAAGGACAGGCCGGGCGGAATGCCGCCGCGCCCCGCCAGAGCGCGCAGAGGGCCATGCCTTGAAATATCAGGAACGGCTCTGCATTATCTTTATGCGGGACAACGGCCCGCGGCGCAGCTTTCGCGTACGCCGTGGGCGCTTTTTTCTGCTCATGGCCTTTTTCGCCTGCCTGCCCCTGGTCTGTGGAGGGCTCGGCTGGCAGGCCTGGCGGCTTTGGCAAGAAAACACGGCGCTGCGCGAAAGCGTGTTGCGCTTTGAAAGCGATTATCAGACGGCCCAGGCTACAGCCGAGCGCCTGGAAAATCTGGAGGAATTGCTGCGTGAGGAAGGGGTGCAGGGCCGGGAACTGGTCCTGCGCAAGCTGGCCAGCGCCGAACAGACGGAAACGCCTCCCCCTGCCGCCGGCGGCGAAACCGCCCCGGTTCCGGCCCCCGAAGGCGCGGCGGCCATGGGCGAAGGTCCTGGTCACGAGGAATTTCCGACTATTGATACCGGCTATGTGAAGGTGGGCAACGTACAGGCCCGCGCGCTGCGCGGCAGCAAGCTGCGCATCGCCCTGGACCTGCGCAATACGGACAATCAGAAGCTGGCTTCCGGCACGGTGCAGGCCGCTGTGGTAACGGCGGACGGTCAGAAACGTCCGCTTTCCTTTGACCCGGACGGCGTGGGCGATTTTCGCATCAGCCGCTTCAAACGCTCGGTTATGGTGGCCCGTCTGCCCGAACATCTGAGTATGGTCAATGCCCAGATCATCCTGGAAGTCAAAAGTCAGGATCAGAGCGTGGTGTATCGCAATATTTTCGCCGTGGAA
Coding sequences:
- the purB gene encoding adenylosuccinate lyase, producing the protein MIERYTRPEMGRIWTLENRYRAWLAVEVAVCEAWAELGRIPAEAVKTIRDKADIDVERILTIEETTRHDVIAFLTSLEEKVGPEARFIHLGCTSSDIVDTANALLLVQAGELILKDLRALLQTLEGLARRHKGVLCMGRTHGIHAEPTSFGLKMAGFHAEFARHLKRVEAGLESVRVGKISGAVGTYAFLSPELEQKALGRLGLKVDPHSTQIIQRDRYAHFFTSLAVMAGGVERLCVELRHLQRTEVLEVEEGFAKGQKGSSAMPHKKNPISAENMSGLSRLLRSNALAALEDQALWHERDISHSSVERVIMPDSTILADYVLTRLARLLEGLVVKPERMRENMERSFGLYFSQRVLTGLIAAGLPRQQAYEAVQRLAMQSWESRRPFPDLVREDADMRARLGEAALAELFDPAYYLQHEDAIFARVFSADAAEN
- the pyrE gene encoding orotate phosphoribosyltransferase is translated as MLELKRRLARLLVEKSYREGDFVLASGRRSDYYFDCRVTALHAEGAWLIGTLFNDMLKELKIKGVGGMTMGADPLVSATTVISHEQGRPLHGLLVRKEAKGHGTGQFVEGLGNFSSGDSVAMLEDVVTTGGSLLKACDRVRAAGLSIAAVCAILDREEGGREKLREAGYGLLALFTRKELVELAR
- a CDS encoding L,D-transpeptidase Cds6 family protein — its product is MALFLMVAVIQAAVAPARAENWRANLYNEGLPSHLVAVDKNRQTFLFFEKKSPLKLKYSFPCVTGQLAGDKQELNDLRTPEGIYFVEYKIASGLDFKEYGGIAYTLNYPNPVDRLRGKTGHGIWIHSKGFGLVPTRGCVAIGLKEIDTVGPQLTPGTAVVLAEQLDESKVPQPDNGTARELRRLMHAWSNAWAARSRKMFDYYDPDAYSKATESFSAFRQNKERLFKALGFIKIYNREIHALEGPGYWVTWAEQFYTASNLSTEGVRRLYWQRGKDKKFRIVGMEWSPRDVGMRADFQKGRLVAATLPTATDASSEAPLPPRLDMPEAPGEKTASGIPAVPAAVAQAEKLLAVSEPLVPRRAPAPPPAEVNWGSRPGMDAGREATPPPVPETPVTPAAPVTPVQTGQPEVAPPALDAQPVQPEALSLTPETRAALERAVQSWNTAFAARSTADIAALYDKERYNRLPGLPRGYSYNSAQRELERRFRAPWLTLISRAPSLEIQGALAVSRCEQLVAAPDGVEQGVRTLWWYREADGNFRVVGSEFRPAELGLAANYLEDVSNAVSADLEAWRKAWEAGSLDDYMAFYTDDAVQQGRWGAKNIRRQKESLWARTKPTLVQLSGLRLVMDKRGIRADMNQVYADSAGHSDRGTKTLLLRFDGRSWRIQREDWAAQTPQGQAGRNAAAPRQSAQRAMP